One segment of Nocardioides sp. QY071 DNA contains the following:
- a CDS encoding peptidoglycan-binding domain-containing protein produces the protein MAFLGADTDELREVGQEFQEGAETIDQIIAFVRALIMVLRAAAFFSGGASLAYAQYLETTVLPWLQRISMALKAFAQVLLANADAQDEVSNGATVDLGSLPIYQTPVLPPSSQPYAGGDIIGGGAPGAVPVSGTPGPGTSTAVGGGIDGQGHAVAQPAPARTAGDPVLVSTTGGGIDGGIDGGAGSGAGSVPAGGGAGSAGAPGLGTGSVDGGTGTGTGPLSPHGTATQPADGGLGGATPGAEATRDAKDAGFGGTAQPRASEQSSYGAAAAIGGGAAAAGLGGAALAGRSGSTNKEIDDLGSRNGRGSRGEEVRRVQQLLTDAGYDTQGVDGVWGRDTERAYDAYRAAHPLEIRHGSGYSSPDGFDYEQIAGLRGNANVTPEFLREVEGVAQRIGAQPEHLLAAMSFETGGTFSPSVENPRSGATGLIQFMDRTATGLGTSTDALSRMTPTEQLTYVERYFEGHRGRVGDLDSLYTSILAGHPASGDDALFTQGTTAYHQNRELDIDRNGVVTAAEATAHVRSRLGTGH, from the coding sequence ATGGCGTTCCTCGGCGCAGACACCGACGAGCTCCGCGAGGTGGGCCAGGAGTTCCAGGAGGGCGCGGAGACGATCGACCAGATCATCGCGTTCGTCCGGGCGCTGATCATGGTCCTCCGCGCGGCGGCCTTCTTCAGCGGCGGCGCGAGCCTGGCCTACGCGCAGTACCTCGAGACCACGGTCCTGCCGTGGCTCCAGCGGATCTCGATGGCGCTCAAGGCCTTCGCGCAGGTGCTGCTGGCCAACGCCGACGCCCAGGACGAGGTCAGCAACGGCGCCACCGTCGACCTCGGCTCGCTCCCGATCTACCAGACGCCGGTCCTGCCGCCGTCGTCGCAGCCGTACGCCGGCGGCGACATCATCGGTGGCGGCGCACCCGGCGCCGTGCCGGTCTCCGGCACCCCGGGTCCCGGCACCTCGACCGCCGTCGGCGGGGGGATCGACGGCCAGGGGCACGCCGTCGCCCAGCCCGCGCCCGCCCGTACGGCGGGTGACCCGGTCCTGGTGAGCACGACCGGCGGCGGCATCGACGGCGGCATCGACGGGGGCGCCGGCAGCGGCGCCGGCAGTGTGCCCGCGGGCGGCGGTGCCGGCAGCGCAGGCGCGCCCGGGCTCGGCACCGGCTCGGTCGACGGTGGCACCGGCACCGGCACGGGTCCCCTCAGCCCTCACGGCACGGCGACCCAGCCGGCCGACGGCGGGCTCGGCGGTGCCACCCCGGGGGCGGAGGCGACCAGGGACGCGAAGGACGCCGGGTTCGGCGGGACCGCGCAGCCGAGGGCGAGCGAGCAGTCGTCGTACGGCGCCGCGGCGGCGATCGGCGGCGGGGCGGCCGCGGCCGGCCTGGGCGGCGCGGCGCTGGCCGGGCGCTCCGGGTCCACGAACAAGGAGATCGACGACCTCGGCTCCCGCAACGGCCGCGGGTCGCGTGGCGAGGAGGTGCGCCGGGTCCAGCAGCTGCTGACCGACGCGGGCTACGACACCCAGGGCGTCGACGGGGTCTGGGGCCGCGACACCGAGCGTGCCTACGACGCCTACCGGGCCGCGCACCCGCTCGAGATCCGGCACGGCTCCGGCTACAGCTCGCCCGACGGCTTCGACTACGAGCAGATCGCCGGGCTGCGCGGCAACGCGAACGTGACGCCGGAGTTCCTGCGGGAGGTCGAGGGCGTGGCGCAGCGCATCGGCGCCCAGCCCGAGCACCTGCTGGCAGCGATGAGCTTCGAGACCGGCGGCACCTTCTCGCCGTCCGTCGAGAACCCGCGCAGCGGCGCGACCGGGCTGATCCAGTTCATGGACCGCACCGCCACCGGGCTCGGCACCAGCACCGACGCGCTGTCGCGGATGACGCCCACCGAGCAGCTGACCTACGTCGAGCGCTACTTCGAGGGCCACCGTGGCCGGGTGGGCGACCTGGACAGCCTCTACACCTCGATCCTGGCCGGCCACCCCGCGTCCGGCGACGACGCCCTGTTCACCCAGGGCACCACGGCCTACCACCAGAACCGCGAGCTCGACATCGACCGCAACGGCGTCGTCACAGCCGCGGAGGCCACCGCGCACGTCCGGAGCCGACTCGGCACCGGCCACTGA